The following coding sequences lie in one Arthrobacter sp. SLBN-122 genomic window:
- a CDS encoding low molecular weight protein-tyrosine-phosphatase produces the protein MNSASSAYRVITVCTGNICRSPMAELMLKAALEREGLDRLVEVDSAGITGYEAGRPIDPRAARRLAATQLTSEDHVAREWEPGWFRERDLILALDIDHYAWLSEAAPDQESLDKIRMLRSFDPGMAERDRLDQGIEDPWYGGHADFDAVWHQIHAALPGLVQHIKSAVLQNTQLQPH, from the coding sequence ATGAACTCAGCGTCGAGCGCATATCGCGTCATCACCGTCTGCACGGGCAACATCTGCCGGTCCCCCATGGCCGAGCTTATGCTCAAGGCAGCGCTTGAACGCGAGGGCCTTGACCGCCTGGTGGAGGTCGATTCGGCTGGCATCACTGGTTACGAGGCAGGCCGCCCCATCGATCCCCGCGCCGCCCGCCGGCTCGCCGCAACCCAACTCACCTCCGAAGACCACGTGGCCCGGGAGTGGGAGCCCGGCTGGTTCCGCGAGCGCGACCTGATCCTGGCCCTGGACATCGACCACTACGCCTGGCTCAGCGAGGCGGCGCCGGACCAGGAATCCCTGGACAAGATCCGGATGCTCCGCAGTTTCGATCCCGGCATGGCGGAGCGCGACCGGCTGGACCAGGGCATCGAGGACCCCTGGTACGGCGGTCATGCGGATTTCGACGCCGTCTGGCACCAGATCCACGCGGCCCTGCCGGGACTGGTCCAGCACATCAAGTCCGCAGTCCTGCAAAACACCCAGCTTCAGCCGCACTAG